The genomic DNA CCTGCGGAAGGGCGCGCAGGCCGCGAAAACTGCTTCGCGCATCCTCCATGAGGGTCCGCAGACGTGCCCGTTGGGCGGGCTCGAGGCCGAGCTTCTCCCGGAGCAGGGGCGCCAGTTCGCGGAGGGAGGGGCCCCCCCGTCCGGAACCTCTGCCGCCGGCCCCGGCCGGCGGCGATGGCTGGACGCTGCGCGGGGCCCCCGCCGGCTGGAAGCGGAGCGCCGCGTTGGGCACCTTGATCACGTTCGCCTTGTGGTTCACCACGATGGCGACATTGGCTGTCATGCCGGGGAAGAGCTTCAGATCTGGGTTCTCGGCCGAGATCACCACGTCGTAGGTCACGACATTCTGGGCCACCTGGGGAGCCTTGCGCACTTGCATGACCCGCCCCTGGAAGGATTGGCCGGGAAAAGAGTCCACTGTGAAGGTGGCCTGCTGGCCCACCTCGATTCGGCTGATATCGGCCTCGTCCACCAGGGTGTTCACCTGCATCTTCCGCAGGTCCTCGGCGATCGTGAAGAGGGTCGGCGCCTGAAGGCTCGCCGCTACCGTCTGACCGACGTCCACGTTGCGAGAGACCACCACCCCGTCTACCGGGGCGAGGATGATGGTGTAGTCGAGCTCGGCCTGGGCTTGACGCAGGGAGGCCTCCCGCTGCCGAACGGTGGCCCGCGCATCCAGGAGCTGGGCTTCGGCCACCTTCAACCGTGCCTGGGCCGCCTTGATGTTTGAGGCCTGGGCCGACTCCTGGGCGCGCATGGCCTCGCGAAGGGCCACGGCCGACTCATAGGCGGCCTCGCTGTTCTCCTTCTCGCTTCTGGGGATGAGCTTCTGCCGGAACAGGGCGTTGTTGCGATCCAGCTTCCGCTTGGTGTCGAGGAGGGAAACCCGCGCGTTGGCGGTCTGCGCCCGCGCCGTGGCGAGCGCGGCACGGGCGTTTTCGATGTCGGCGCGGGCCTGCTCGAGGCTGGCCAGGCGGATGCCGATAGTCGCCTGGGCGGCCTCCACCTCGGCCCGGGCCCGATCTAGCTTTGCCTCGAAAATTTCCGGAGCGATACGGGCGATGACCTGGCCCCGGCGGACGACGGAGTTATAGTCGACAAGGAGCCGTTGAATCTGGCCAGAGACCTGTGAGCCGACGAGAACGGTGTTGACGGCGTTCAGGGTCCCCGAGGCCGACACCGTGACGGTGATCGGCCCCCGCTCCGCCTTGGCCGTGCGGAAGGCCGGCTGCGTCCCCTGCCCCTGGCTATAGAAGAAGGCGCCGATGGCGGTGAGCCCAACGGCAGCCAATGCCAGGAAGAACAGTTTACGCTGCATGGCTGGACCCTCGAGAAGGGGGCCGGAA from bacterium includes the following:
- a CDS encoding efflux RND transporter periplasmic adaptor subunit, with product SGPLLEGPAMQRKLFFLALAAVGLTAIGAFFYSQGQGTQPAFRTAKAERGPITVTVSASGTLNAVNTVLVGSQVSGQIQRLLVDYNSVVRRGQVIARIAPEIFEAKLDRARAEVEAAQATIGIRLASLEQARADIENARAALATARAQTANARVSLLDTKRKLDRNNALFRQKLIPRSEKENSEAAYESAVALREAMRAQESAQASNIKAAQARLKVAEAQLLDARATVRQREASLRQAQAELDYTIILAPVDGVVVSRNVDVGQTVAASLQAPTLFTIAEDLRKMQVNTLVDEADISRIEVGQQATFTVDSFPGQSFQGRVMQVRKAPQVAQNVVTYDVVISAENPDLKLFPGMTANVAIVVNHKANVIKVPNAALRFQPAGAPRSVQPSPPAGAGGRGSGRGGPSLRELAPLLREKLGLEPAQRARLRTLMEDARSSFRGLRALPQEERGRQARQIQQNVLERLKESLTPGQKETLEKLLQSLSGRGGQGFPGRVWRLGPDGRPKAVELSVGLSDGNFTEVLAGPLRAGEKIIIRAATPGDARKAAGSGRRGLRLGF